The Deltaproteobacteria bacterium DNA segment GCATATCATCAAGTAGCTCATAATAAACTAAATATTGAACATTATAACGACTTGTAAAACCACCCGCTATGCCATTTTTATGTTGCCAAGCACGCTTAACCAAATCACTAGTT contains these protein-coding regions:
- a CDS encoding GIY-YIG nuclease family protein, translated to MFKQPAVYILASKRNGTLYIGVTSDLVKRAWQHKNGIAGGFTSRYNVQYLVYYELLDDM